One region of Anoplopoma fimbria isolate UVic2021 breed Golden Eagle Sablefish chromosome 10, Afim_UVic_2022, whole genome shotgun sequence genomic DNA includes:
- the si:ch211-152p11.4 gene encoding regulator of G-protein signaling 2: MRRFSSEGSLLDLDFFPWKRVALKTSDHGKNPESGTYTPHMEEDELDGRSNHPTPAIREPRASPAGRKGLIKEHSISAENLSQLEKMDKNHLGVCVISEGCRAYSDGQLVPAAQGSTESMERDDLNPSSPSTSSNPFKFHHRHQHKPKLSAAKLHLKSLFGQSPTSSNSNLSNTEQRDSATEKRSRLLFMRQWSQVGHGKKRKFSQEELGKWAESLNDLLLSQTGVSVFGAFLRSEFSEENLQFYLACEQYKHSSNNFSLQRRAKDICTTYIQPGAPREVNLDSKTRDLTVQLLQAPSHTSLSHAQKRIYSLLDTDCYPRFLQSDVYLSLLRDAD, translated from the exons ATGCGTAGATTCAGCTCAGAAGGGTCACTCCTTGATCTGGACTTCTTCCCATGGAAGAGGGTGGCACTGAAGACCTCAGATCATGGGAAGAACCCGGAGTCTGGCACCTACACACCTCACATGGAGGAAGATGAGCTGGACGGGAGGTCGAACCACCCGACCCCAGCCATCCGGGAGCCTAGAGCCAGTCCGGCGGGCAGGAAGGGGTTAATCAAGGAGCACAGCATCAGTGCAGAGAACCTGAGCCAGCTGGAGAAAATGGACAAGAACCACCTTGGAGTGTGTGTGATCAGTGAAGGCTGCCGGGCCTACAGTGACGGCCAGCTGGTTCCGGCTGCCCAGGGCAGCACGGAGAGCATGGAGAGAGACGATCTGAATCCCTCGTCTCCTTCTACTTCCTCCAACCCCTTCAAATTCCACCACCGGCACCAGCACAAACCCAAACTATCAGCTGCTAAGCTGCACCTCAAGAGTCTGTTTGGGCAG aGCCCTACTTCCTCAAACTCCAACCTGTCCAacacagaacagagagacag TGCCACAGAGAAGAGGTCTCGCCTGCTCTTCATGCGTCAGTGGAGTCAAGTGGGCCACGGTAAGAAGAGGAAGTTCAGTCAAGAAGAGCTGGGGAAATGGGCGGAGTCCCTGAATGACCTGCTGCTCAGCCAAA ctgGTGTGTCAGTGTTTGGAGCATTCCTGCGCTCTGAGTTCAGCGAGGAGAATCTGCAGTTCTATCTGGCCTGTGAGCAGTACAAACACTCGTCCAACAACTTCAGCCTGCAGAGGAGAGCCAAGGATATCTGCACCACCTACATCCAGCCAGGGGCCCCCCGGGAG GTGAACCTGGACAGTAAGACCAGAGACCTGACCgtccagctgctgcaggctCCCTCTCACACCTCTCTGTCCCACGCACAGAAACGCATCTACTCGCTCCTGGACACAGACTGTTATCCCCGCTTCCTCCAGTCCGACGTCTACCTCTCCTTACTGCGAGACGCTGACTAG
- the atat1 gene encoding alpha-tubulin N-acetyltransferase 1 isoform X2, with translation MEFPFDINQLFSERVSILDHTLVAGRKSAGMPHLQAHIATVIDELGRASAKAQQLPASITSASKLQSQRHQLYLLKDGESNGGRGAAMGFLKVGYKKLFLLDRQGAHVEAEPLCVLDFYIAENVQRHGYGLELFDFMLQHKNLEPVLMAYDRPSPKFLSFLGKHYCLTPSVPQGNNFVVFEGFFLNRSAAKLRKVPLKKPDGEIKPYSLMEREVVLQEQRARPWPFVPPHSPQRSASSQCSHSLSVGSSPSRAPPRASPASAPGDNKDLNPQSPLIERCRARRSSLGLVARSSLYSRHMDSRAAGLLDRPLPDLRPVGDQSYALGYTDTHRLASIHTAQSRSQPLSLPPLCAPKKNAVPRKTSLDRKERLLDSHAEARGAEEEIRLLDGAQRPAPGMLVSQRDTLEKESDGGRRGWSWTVGENCYTAQWVKQKQEHRSTRPW, from the exons ATGGAGTTTCCTTTTGATATTAACCAGTTATTCTCCGAGAGAGTCTCCATCTTGGACCATACCCTTGTTGCAGGACGTAAATCAGCAGGAAT gCCACATCTTCAAGCCCACATAGCCACAGTTATTGATGAACTTGGGAGAGCCTCAGCAAAG GCCCAACAGCTCCCAGCATCTATAACCAGTGCTTCTAAGCTGCAGTCCCAGAGGCATCAGCTCTACCTGCTAAAGGACGGAGAGAGCAACGG AGGACGTGGTGCGGCCATGGGATTTCTCAAGGTCGGCTACAAGAAGTTATTTCTGCTT GACCGACAGGGTGCGCACGTAGAGGCAGAGCCACTGTGTGTTCTGGATTTCTACATAGCAGAGAACGTGCAGCGACATGGCTACGGGCTGGAGCTTTTTGATTTCATGTTGCAG CACAAGAACTTGGAGCCAGTTCTGATGGCCTATGACAGGCCCTCGCCCAAATTCCTGTCCTTCCTGGGAAAACATTACTGCCTGACACCAAGCGTTCCTCAG GGCAATAACTTTGTGGTGTTTGAAGGCTTCTTCCTCAACAGATCAG CGGCCAAGTTGAGAAAGGTTCCCCTCAAAAAGCCAGATGGAGAGATCAAACCCTACTCTTTAATGGAGAGAGAAG TGGTGCTTCAAGAGCAGCGGGCTCGTCCGTGGCCGTTTGTTCCGCCTCACTCCCCCCAGCGGTCGGCATCCTCCCAGTGCTCCCACTCCCTCAGCGTGGGATCCTCCCCCAGCAGGGCGCCCCCTCGTGCCTCCCCAGCTTCTGCCCCTGGGGACAACAAGGACCTGAATCCACAGTCCCCTCTCATCGAGCGCTGCAGAGCAAGACGCAGCAG TCTGGGTCTAGTTGCCAGAAGCAGCCTGTACAGTCGGCACATGGACAGCAGAGCTGCTGGACTGCTGGACAGACCCTTACCAG ATCTGAGACCAGTGGGGGATCAGTCATACGCACTGggatacacagacacacacaggttggCCAGTATTCACACAGCACAAAGCAG GTCCCAGCCTCTTTCACTTCCACCTCTATGTGCACCCAAGAAGAATGCGGTCCCCAGGAAGACCTCCTTAGACAGGAAGGAGAGGCTCCTGGATTCACATGCTGAGGCCCGTGGTGCTGAGGAGGAGATCAGGCTGTTGGACGGTGCACAGCGTCCAGCACCAGGCATGCTGGTCAGCCAGAGAGACACGTTGGAGAAGGAGAGCGACGGAGGCAGGCGAGGCTGGTCGTGGACTGTGGGAGAGAACTGCTACACCGCCCAGTGGGTGAAGCAGAAGCAGGAACACAGGAGCACCCGGCCCTGGTGA
- the atat1 gene encoding alpha-tubulin N-acetyltransferase 1 isoform X4, producing MEFPFDINQLFSERVSILDHTLVAGRKSAGMPHLQAHIATVIDELGRASAKAQQLPASITSASKLQSQRHQLYLLKDGESNGGRGAAMGFLKVGYKKLFLLDRQGAHVEAEPLCVLDFYIAENVQRHGYGLELFDFMLQHKNLEPVLMAYDRPSPKFLSFLGKHYCLTPSVPQGNNFVVFEGFFLNRSAAKLRKVPLKKPDGEIKPYSLMEREVVLQEQRARPWPFVPPHSPQRSASSQCSHSLSVGSSPSRAPPRASPASAPGDNKDLNPQSPLIERCRARRSRSQPLSLPPLCAPKKNAVPRKTSLDRKERLLDSHAEARGAEEEIRLLDGAQRPAPGMLVSQRDTLEKESDGGRRGWSWTVGENCYTAQWVKQKQEHRSTRPW from the exons ATGGAGTTTCCTTTTGATATTAACCAGTTATTCTCCGAGAGAGTCTCCATCTTGGACCATACCCTTGTTGCAGGACGTAAATCAGCAGGAAT gCCACATCTTCAAGCCCACATAGCCACAGTTATTGATGAACTTGGGAGAGCCTCAGCAAAG GCCCAACAGCTCCCAGCATCTATAACCAGTGCTTCTAAGCTGCAGTCCCAGAGGCATCAGCTCTACCTGCTAAAGGACGGAGAGAGCAACGG AGGACGTGGTGCGGCCATGGGATTTCTCAAGGTCGGCTACAAGAAGTTATTTCTGCTT GACCGACAGGGTGCGCACGTAGAGGCAGAGCCACTGTGTGTTCTGGATTTCTACATAGCAGAGAACGTGCAGCGACATGGCTACGGGCTGGAGCTTTTTGATTTCATGTTGCAG CACAAGAACTTGGAGCCAGTTCTGATGGCCTATGACAGGCCCTCGCCCAAATTCCTGTCCTTCCTGGGAAAACATTACTGCCTGACACCAAGCGTTCCTCAG GGCAATAACTTTGTGGTGTTTGAAGGCTTCTTCCTCAACAGATCAG CGGCCAAGTTGAGAAAGGTTCCCCTCAAAAAGCCAGATGGAGAGATCAAACCCTACTCTTTAATGGAGAGAGAAG TGGTGCTTCAAGAGCAGCGGGCTCGTCCGTGGCCGTTTGTTCCGCCTCACTCCCCCCAGCGGTCGGCATCCTCCCAGTGCTCCCACTCCCTCAGCGTGGGATCCTCCCCCAGCAGGGCGCCCCCTCGTGCCTCCCCAGCTTCTGCCCCTGGGGACAACAAGGACCTGAATCCACAGTCCCCTCTCATCGAGCGCTGCAGAGCAAGACGCAGCAG GTCCCAGCCTCTTTCACTTCCACCTCTATGTGCACCCAAGAAGAATGCGGTCCCCAGGAAGACCTCCTTAGACAGGAAGGAGAGGCTCCTGGATTCACATGCTGAGGCCCGTGGTGCTGAGGAGGAGATCAGGCTGTTGGACGGTGCACAGCGTCCAGCACCAGGCATGCTGGTCAGCCAGAGAGACACGTTGGAGAAGGAGAGCGACGGAGGCAGGCGAGGCTGGTCGTGGACTGTGGGAGAGAACTGCTACACCGCCCAGTGGGTGAAGCAGAAGCAGGAACACAGGAGCACCCGGCCCTGGTGA
- the atat1 gene encoding alpha-tubulin N-acetyltransferase 1 isoform X3, with protein sequence MEFPFDINQLFSERVSILDHTLVAGRKSAGMPHLQAHIATVIDELGRASAKAQQLPASITSASKLQSQRHQLYLLKDGESNGGRGAAMGFLKVGYKKLFLLDRQGAHVEAEPLCVLDFYIAENVQRHGYGLELFDFMLQHKNLEPVLMAYDRPSPKFLSFLGKHYCLTPSVPQGNNFVVFEGFFLNRSAAKLRKVPLKKPDGEIKPYSLMEREVVLQEQRARPWPFVPPHSPQRSASSQCSHSLSVGSSPSRAPPRASPASAPGDNKDLNPQSPLIERCRARRSSSLGLVARSSLYSRHMDSRAAGLLDRPLPDLRPVGDQSYALGYTDTHRSQPLSLPPLCAPKKNAVPRKTSLDRKERLLDSHAEARGAEEEIRLLDGAQRPAPGMLVSQRDTLEKESDGGRRGWSWTVGENCYTAQWVKQKQEHRSTRPW encoded by the exons ATGGAGTTTCCTTTTGATATTAACCAGTTATTCTCCGAGAGAGTCTCCATCTTGGACCATACCCTTGTTGCAGGACGTAAATCAGCAGGAAT gCCACATCTTCAAGCCCACATAGCCACAGTTATTGATGAACTTGGGAGAGCCTCAGCAAAG GCCCAACAGCTCCCAGCATCTATAACCAGTGCTTCTAAGCTGCAGTCCCAGAGGCATCAGCTCTACCTGCTAAAGGACGGAGAGAGCAACGG AGGACGTGGTGCGGCCATGGGATTTCTCAAGGTCGGCTACAAGAAGTTATTTCTGCTT GACCGACAGGGTGCGCACGTAGAGGCAGAGCCACTGTGTGTTCTGGATTTCTACATAGCAGAGAACGTGCAGCGACATGGCTACGGGCTGGAGCTTTTTGATTTCATGTTGCAG CACAAGAACTTGGAGCCAGTTCTGATGGCCTATGACAGGCCCTCGCCCAAATTCCTGTCCTTCCTGGGAAAACATTACTGCCTGACACCAAGCGTTCCTCAG GGCAATAACTTTGTGGTGTTTGAAGGCTTCTTCCTCAACAGATCAG CGGCCAAGTTGAGAAAGGTTCCCCTCAAAAAGCCAGATGGAGAGATCAAACCCTACTCTTTAATGGAGAGAGAAG TGGTGCTTCAAGAGCAGCGGGCTCGTCCGTGGCCGTTTGTTCCGCCTCACTCCCCCCAGCGGTCGGCATCCTCCCAGTGCTCCCACTCCCTCAGCGTGGGATCCTCCCCCAGCAGGGCGCCCCCTCGTGCCTCCCCAGCTTCTGCCCCTGGGGACAACAAGGACCTGAATCCACAGTCCCCTCTCATCGAGCGCTGCAGAGCAAGACGCAGCAG CAGTCTGGGTCTAGTTGCCAGAAGCAGCCTGTACAGTCGGCACATGGACAGCAGAGCTGCTGGACTGCTGGACAGACCCTTACCAG ATCTGAGACCAGTGGGGGATCAGTCATACGCACTGggatacacagacacacacag GTCCCAGCCTCTTTCACTTCCACCTCTATGTGCACCCAAGAAGAATGCGGTCCCCAGGAAGACCTCCTTAGACAGGAAGGAGAGGCTCCTGGATTCACATGCTGAGGCCCGTGGTGCTGAGGAGGAGATCAGGCTGTTGGACGGTGCACAGCGTCCAGCACCAGGCATGCTGGTCAGCCAGAGAGACACGTTGGAGAAGGAGAGCGACGGAGGCAGGCGAGGCTGGTCGTGGACTGTGGGAGAGAACTGCTACACCGCCCAGTGGGTGAAGCAGAAGCAGGAACACAGGAGCACCCGGCCCTGGTGA
- the atat1 gene encoding alpha-tubulin N-acetyltransferase 1 isoform X1, with protein sequence MEFPFDINQLFSERVSILDHTLVAGRKSAGMPHLQAHIATVIDELGRASAKAQQLPASITSASKLQSQRHQLYLLKDGESNGGRGAAMGFLKVGYKKLFLLDRQGAHVEAEPLCVLDFYIAENVQRHGYGLELFDFMLQHKNLEPVLMAYDRPSPKFLSFLGKHYCLTPSVPQGNNFVVFEGFFLNRSAAKLRKVPLKKPDGEIKPYSLMEREVVLQEQRARPWPFVPPHSPQRSASSQCSHSLSVGSSPSRAPPRASPASAPGDNKDLNPQSPLIERCRARRSSSLGLVARSSLYSRHMDSRAAGLLDRPLPDLRPVGDQSYALGYTDTHRLASIHTAQSRSQPLSLPPLCAPKKNAVPRKTSLDRKERLLDSHAEARGAEEEIRLLDGAQRPAPGMLVSQRDTLEKESDGGRRGWSWTVGENCYTAQWVKQKQEHRSTRPW encoded by the exons ATGGAGTTTCCTTTTGATATTAACCAGTTATTCTCCGAGAGAGTCTCCATCTTGGACCATACCCTTGTTGCAGGACGTAAATCAGCAGGAAT gCCACATCTTCAAGCCCACATAGCCACAGTTATTGATGAACTTGGGAGAGCCTCAGCAAAG GCCCAACAGCTCCCAGCATCTATAACCAGTGCTTCTAAGCTGCAGTCCCAGAGGCATCAGCTCTACCTGCTAAAGGACGGAGAGAGCAACGG AGGACGTGGTGCGGCCATGGGATTTCTCAAGGTCGGCTACAAGAAGTTATTTCTGCTT GACCGACAGGGTGCGCACGTAGAGGCAGAGCCACTGTGTGTTCTGGATTTCTACATAGCAGAGAACGTGCAGCGACATGGCTACGGGCTGGAGCTTTTTGATTTCATGTTGCAG CACAAGAACTTGGAGCCAGTTCTGATGGCCTATGACAGGCCCTCGCCCAAATTCCTGTCCTTCCTGGGAAAACATTACTGCCTGACACCAAGCGTTCCTCAG GGCAATAACTTTGTGGTGTTTGAAGGCTTCTTCCTCAACAGATCAG CGGCCAAGTTGAGAAAGGTTCCCCTCAAAAAGCCAGATGGAGAGATCAAACCCTACTCTTTAATGGAGAGAGAAG TGGTGCTTCAAGAGCAGCGGGCTCGTCCGTGGCCGTTTGTTCCGCCTCACTCCCCCCAGCGGTCGGCATCCTCCCAGTGCTCCCACTCCCTCAGCGTGGGATCCTCCCCCAGCAGGGCGCCCCCTCGTGCCTCCCCAGCTTCTGCCCCTGGGGACAACAAGGACCTGAATCCACAGTCCCCTCTCATCGAGCGCTGCAGAGCAAGACGCAGCAG CAGTCTGGGTCTAGTTGCCAGAAGCAGCCTGTACAGTCGGCACATGGACAGCAGAGCTGCTGGACTGCTGGACAGACCCTTACCAG ATCTGAGACCAGTGGGGGATCAGTCATACGCACTGggatacacagacacacacaggttggCCAGTATTCACACAGCACAAAGCAG GTCCCAGCCTCTTTCACTTCCACCTCTATGTGCACCCAAGAAGAATGCGGTCCCCAGGAAGACCTCCTTAGACAGGAAGGAGAGGCTCCTGGATTCACATGCTGAGGCCCGTGGTGCTGAGGAGGAGATCAGGCTGTTGGACGGTGCACAGCGTCCAGCACCAGGCATGCTGGTCAGCCAGAGAGACACGTTGGAGAAGGAGAGCGACGGAGGCAGGCGAGGCTGGTCGTGGACTGTGGGAGAGAACTGCTACACCGCCCAGTGGGTGAAGCAGAAGCAGGAACACAGGAGCACCCGGCCCTGGTGA
- the atat1 gene encoding alpha-tubulin N-acetyltransferase 1 isoform X5 has protein sequence MEFPFDINQLFSERVSILDHTLVAGRKSAGMPHLQAHIATVIDELGRASAKAQQLPASITSASKLQSQRHQLYLLKDGESNGGRGAAMGFLKVGYKKLFLLDRQGAHVEAEPLCVLDFYIAENVQRHGYGLELFDFMLQHKNLEPVLMAYDRPSPKFLSFLGKHYCLTPSVPQGNNFVVFEGFFLNRSAAKLRKVPLKKPDGEIKPYSLMEREVVLQEQRARPWPFVPPHSPQRSASSQCSHSLSVGSSPSRAPPRASPASAPGDNKDLNPQSPLIERCRARRSSSLGLVARSSLYSRHMDSRAAGLLDRPLPGPSLFHFHLYVHPRRMRSPGRPP, from the exons ATGGAGTTTCCTTTTGATATTAACCAGTTATTCTCCGAGAGAGTCTCCATCTTGGACCATACCCTTGTTGCAGGACGTAAATCAGCAGGAAT gCCACATCTTCAAGCCCACATAGCCACAGTTATTGATGAACTTGGGAGAGCCTCAGCAAAG GCCCAACAGCTCCCAGCATCTATAACCAGTGCTTCTAAGCTGCAGTCCCAGAGGCATCAGCTCTACCTGCTAAAGGACGGAGAGAGCAACGG AGGACGTGGTGCGGCCATGGGATTTCTCAAGGTCGGCTACAAGAAGTTATTTCTGCTT GACCGACAGGGTGCGCACGTAGAGGCAGAGCCACTGTGTGTTCTGGATTTCTACATAGCAGAGAACGTGCAGCGACATGGCTACGGGCTGGAGCTTTTTGATTTCATGTTGCAG CACAAGAACTTGGAGCCAGTTCTGATGGCCTATGACAGGCCCTCGCCCAAATTCCTGTCCTTCCTGGGAAAACATTACTGCCTGACACCAAGCGTTCCTCAG GGCAATAACTTTGTGGTGTTTGAAGGCTTCTTCCTCAACAGATCAG CGGCCAAGTTGAGAAAGGTTCCCCTCAAAAAGCCAGATGGAGAGATCAAACCCTACTCTTTAATGGAGAGAGAAG TGGTGCTTCAAGAGCAGCGGGCTCGTCCGTGGCCGTTTGTTCCGCCTCACTCCCCCCAGCGGTCGGCATCCTCCCAGTGCTCCCACTCCCTCAGCGTGGGATCCTCCCCCAGCAGGGCGCCCCCTCGTGCCTCCCCAGCTTCTGCCCCTGGGGACAACAAGGACCTGAATCCACAGTCCCCTCTCATCGAGCGCTGCAGAGCAAGACGCAGCAG CAGTCTGGGTCTAGTTGCCAGAAGCAGCCTGTACAGTCGGCACATGGACAGCAGAGCTGCTGGACTGCTGGACAGACCCTTACCAG GTCCCAGCCTCTTTCACTTCCACCTCTATGTGCACCCAAGAAGAATGCGGTCCCCAGGAAGACCTCCTTAG